A single window of Desulfofalx alkaliphila DSM 12257 DNA harbors:
- a CDS encoding phosphate ABC transporter ATP-binding protein, with product MSVSVRDLSVFFGKEQILKDISLEFKKNKITAIVGPSGCGKSTLLKTINRTGELERGFNHRGKVLLNGEDVYLNRDTAIIRRKIGLVFQSPVALPLSIKENVVFGAKYFGEKNRKELEQLSRRCLKQAGLWEEVKDKLHSPAEELSGGQKQRLSIARVLAVEPEVLLLDEPCSNLDPASTMIIEKLLVELSNQLTIILVTHNLFQAKRVAHETVLMMDGRVVEKGATEDFFANPQKQQTKDFVAGLSY from the coding sequence ATGTCTGTCAGTGTGAGGGATTTAAGCGTATTTTTTGGCAAAGAGCAAATACTAAAGGATATTAGCCTGGAGTTTAAAAAGAATAAAATAACCGCCATTGTGGGGCCTTCCGGTTGCGGCAAGTCTACACTGCTAAAAACCATTAACCGAACCGGTGAATTGGAAAGAGGTTTTAATCATAGGGGCAAGGTGCTGTTAAACGGTGAAGATGTATATTTAAACCGAGATACAGCTATAATTAGACGTAAAATAGGCCTGGTATTTCAGTCTCCGGTGGCGCTTCCCCTCAGCATTAAGGAAAATGTAGTCTTTGGGGCTAAGTATTTCGGGGAAAAAAACAGAAAAGAATTGGAGCAATTAAGCCGGCGTTGTCTTAAACAGGCAGGGCTGTGGGAGGAGGTTAAGGACAAACTACACAGTCCTGCTGAAGAACTTTCCGGCGGCCAAAAACAACGCTTGTCCATAGCTAGGGTGTTGGCCGTTGAGCCGGAAGTATTGTTACTGGATGAACCCTGTTCCAATTTAGATCCGGCGTCAACTATGATTATCGAAAAATTATTAGTTGAATTATCCAATCAACTGACTATAATTTTAGTTACCCACAATCTTTTTCAAGCAAAAAGGGTGGCCCATGAAACAGTTTTGATGATGGACGGTAGGGTAGTGGAGAAGGGTGCCACTGAAGATTTTTTTGCGAACCCCCAAAAGCAGCAAACCAAAGACTTTGTAGCGGGCCTTTCCTATTAA
- the pstC gene encoding phosphate ABC transporter permease subunit PstC: MLNRRKQIANACVGMLCLIVSSCAVLLLLAIVVFMLQESWPVWVSQGFSGIAFSTNWNPLGDPPLTGIGTMIISTLWVAMGGLFIAAPIGFCAAIFLAEFAPPRLADIIRPVLNILTGIPSVVYGFLGAAVLVSFFEVNFNMASGESLFCASLILTVMVLPYIVATSEAALRAVPREYRQTALALGVSKPYLTLKVLVPLAKKGLVGALILAFGRAAGETMAVLMVAGNVLIMPNSWFSKGEPLSALIALELGSAEVGSAHYQGLFAAGLVLLIFVMAINLGLAFIRRDKKTG, from the coding sequence ATGCTGAATAGACGAAAACAAATAGCCAATGCCTGTGTGGGTATGTTATGTCTTATTGTGTCCAGCTGTGCTGTATTGCTACTGCTGGCTATTGTTGTTTTTATGCTGCAGGAAAGCTGGCCCGTGTGGGTTAGCCAGGGATTTTCCGGCATTGCCTTTAGTACAAACTGGAATCCCCTAGGTGACCCCCCGCTCACAGGTATTGGTACCATGATTATCAGCACCCTTTGGGTGGCCATGGGTGGCCTGTTTATTGCGGCACCTATAGGATTTTGTGCCGCAATATTTTTAGCGGAGTTTGCACCGCCTAGGTTGGCTGATATCATCAGGCCGGTATTAAATATTTTAACCGGAATACCTTCAGTGGTTTATGGTTTTTTAGGTGCCGCTGTGTTGGTTAGTTTTTTTGAAGTTAACTTTAACATGGCCAGCGGCGAGTCGTTGTTTTGTGCATCATTAATCCTCACCGTGATGGTTTTGCCCTATATTGTAGCCACATCGGAGGCGGCATTGCGGGCAGTGCCCCGGGAGTACCGCCAAACAGCGTTGGCACTGGGGGTTTCTAAGCCATATCTCACATTAAAGGTTTTAGTACCCCTGGCAAAAAAGGGTTTAGTGGGTGCATTAATACTGGCCTTTGGCAGGGCAGCGGGTGAAACGATGGCGGTGTTAATGGTTGCCGGCAATGTATTGATAATGCCTAATTCATGGTTTAGTAAAGGTGAACCCCTTTCTGCATTAATTGCCTTGGAACTGGGGAGTGCAGAGGTGGGCAGTGCCCATTACCAAGGTTTGTTTGCTGCCGGTTTAGTACTGCTAATATTTGTTATGGCCATTAATTTGGGTTTGGCCTTTATCAGGCGGGATAAGAAAACGGGGTGA
- a CDS encoding phosphate ABC transporter substrate-binding protein has translation MKRIRNLLVMMLVMGLVLLAGCAGQSEQPGASDSAEVLDIKLGGSSTLSPVIAKCADDFTEKYKTWNNVDPSLPEEPIVIFVSTGGSGFGARSAIDGTFDMGLLARDLKDTEKESLSEGVVVKLGSDALTIAVHPENPVLQVRPDLTTEEVKKIFAGEIKTWKELDDQLPDRPIVVAVRDLGGGASEVFDENVMQGTPIAKDALQMPSMGALAGKVMENKDAIGYVSYGFVGQNEGKIAVLSVDGYQPTAENINSGDYKISRPLLLVTKDVPTVEQQLFIDYLESEEGMQVLEGMGFIPAVN, from the coding sequence GTGAAGCGTATAAGAAACTTATTGGTAATGATGTTAGTGATGGGTTTAGTTTTATTGGCCGGATGTGCTGGACAAAGTGAACAGCCCGGAGCAAGTGACTCAGCAGAGGTTCTGGACATAAAACTGGGCGGTTCAAGTACTCTCTCTCCGGTAATTGCAAAGTGTGCAGATGACTTTACTGAAAAGTATAAAACCTGGAATAATGTAGACCCAAGTCTTCCTGAAGAACCCATTGTTATTTTTGTATCCACCGGCGGTTCCGGTTTTGGTGCCAGGTCAGCCATTGATGGCACCTTTGATATGGGCTTGCTTGCCAGAGATTTAAAAGACACTGAAAAAGAAAGCCTTTCTGAAGGTGTGGTGGTTAAACTTGGCTCTGATGCTTTAACCATTGCCGTTCATCCGGAAAATCCTGTGCTGCAAGTGAGACCGGACTTAACCACTGAAGAAGTTAAGAAAATATTTGCCGGGGAAATAAAGACCTGGAAAGAGTTAGATGATCAACTGCCTGATCGTCCAATAGTGGTTGCTGTGAGGGATTTAGGTGGCGGAGCCAGTGAAGTGTTTGATGAGAATGTAATGCAGGGTACCCCCATTGCTAAAGATGCCTTGCAGATGCCTTCCATGGGCGCCCTTGCGGGTAAGGTGATGGAAAACAAAGATGCCATCGGCTATGTATCCTATGGCTTTGTTGGTCAAAATGAAGGTAAAATTGCAGTTCTCAGCGTAGACGGTTATCAACCCACTGCTGAAAATATCAACAGTGGCGACTACAAAATTTCACGGCCGCTACTGTTGGTAACTAAGGATGTACCCACTGTTGAACAGCAACTGTTTATTGATTACCTAGAGAGTGAAGAGGGGATGCAAGTATTAGAGGGTATGGGATTCATTCCGGCAGTGAATTAA
- a CDS encoding HAD family hydrolase: MISIEIPGYKKLNLKHLVLDYNGTIACDGILLAGVKEKLNLLAGKISIYIITADTFGEAAAQCSEVNCQLKILSEANNTLEKEKFVQSLGKENVVAIGNGANDSLMIKEAALGIVVIGDEGAALKTISQADLAVKNIDDALNLLLNRQRLKATLRR, from the coding sequence ATGATTAGCATAGAAATTCCAGGGTATAAAAAGCTAAACTTAAAACATTTAGTGCTGGATTACAACGGTACCATTGCCTGTGACGGTATATTATTAGCGGGTGTTAAAGAAAAACTTAACTTGCTGGCTGGGAAAATAAGTATTTATATTATTACGGCCGATACCTTTGGGGAGGCTGCCGCACAGTGCAGTGAAGTAAATTGTCAGCTAAAAATATTGTCCGAAGCCAATAATACCTTAGAGAAAGAAAAATTTGTGCAGTCCCTTGGAAAAGAGAACGTCGTAGCAATAGGTAACGGGGCAAACGACAGCTTAATGATAAAAGAAGCAGCCTTAGGTATCGTGGTTATTGGTGATGAGGGTGCTGCGCTAAAGACCATTTCCCAAGCAGACCTTGCAGTTAAAAACATTGATGATGCTTTAAACCTATTGCTAAACAGACAAAGACTTAAGGCCACACTGAGAAGGTAA
- the pstA gene encoding phosphate ABC transporter permease PstA yields MKLRRLIDGLWISLFWGAGLLILIILVSILGYLLYKGGPALSFEFITGSPSGFPLGTEGGVYPAIKGTSCLVLIAILSSALPGFLTAIYLAEYAGQSKLKELFSITVQCMAGVPSIVTGLFAYALFVVHFGFGISLMAGGLALGIMIFPVIVVTSRDALLAVNNQFRTVGTSLGVSRWYILRRVIIPQAMPGILSGLLLAMGYAAGATAPIMVTAAVVSVGSTTSLFDPVMALPYHLYILFSHQISLENAYGTALLLVLILLAINVAAMWIRSLKGKGA; encoded by the coding sequence TTGAAGTTGAGGCGTTTAATAGATGGCTTGTGGATAAGCCTATTCTGGGGTGCAGGATTGCTGATATTGATAATCTTGGTTAGTATCCTTGGTTATCTATTGTACAAAGGCGGTCCGGCACTGTCTTTTGAATTTATTACCGGTTCCCCCAGCGGTTTTCCTTTGGGAACTGAGGGCGGCGTATATCCGGCCATAAAGGGTACCTCCTGTCTGGTGCTCATCGCTATTTTGTCGTCTGCTTTACCGGGCTTTTTAACGGCAATATACCTGGCTGAATATGCAGGGCAATCGAAGCTCAAGGAACTGTTTAGCATTACGGTACAGTGCATGGCGGGAGTTCCTTCTATAGTTACCGGTTTGTTTGCCTATGCATTATTTGTGGTGCATTTTGGTTTTGGAATATCTTTAATGGCCGGCGGCCTGGCCTTGGGCATAATGATATTTCCGGTCATTGTTGTTACCAGCCGGGACGCTTTATTAGCAGTGAATAATCAATTTAGAACTGTTGGGACCTCCCTGGGGGTGTCCCGTTGGTATATACTGAGAAGAGTGATTATACCCCAGGCAATGCCCGGAATTTTAAGTGGCTTACTGTTGGCCATGGGTTATGCAGCGGGGGCCACTGCCCCAATTATGGTTACCGCTGCAGTGGTTTCGGTGGGTTCTACAACATCTTTATTTGACCCTGTGATGGCATTGCCCTACCACTTGTATATTTTATTTAGTCACCAGATTTCTTTGGAAAATGCATATGGCACTGCATTGCTCTTGGTTTTAATACTGTTGGCAATAAATGTTGCAGCCATGTGGATTCGAAGTTTAAAAGGAAAAGGGGCTTAG